One Janthinobacterium sp. TB1-E2 genomic region harbors:
- a CDS encoding B12-binding domain-containing radical SAM protein produces MTILLSTLNARYTHASLGLRYLLANMGPLQAQTRLQEFVIGTKTTELVERILINKPRIIGFGVYIWNVEETTKLVAMLKRVAPEVIIVLGGPEVSHEAGEQEIVKLADYLITGWGDVTFPKLCGEILNGPKPLMKIHAGVQAPLAELQLPYSLYTDDDIRHRTIYVEASRGCPFKCEFCLSALDKTAWPFALENFLAEMESLHARGARLFKFVDRTFNLNIKTSLKIMQFFLDKIEANPDDPIYAHFELVPDHLPDALKEGISKFPPGALQFEIGIQSFNPDVQSLVSRKQDNQKAADNIRWLCEESNAHLHVDLIAGLPGEDEASFAAGFNKLVALKPHEIQFGILKRLRGTPIIRHTENYGMVFDPHPPYTILANKQLDFMSMQRLVRFARYWDLVANSGRFANTVQWMLGDAPFENFMDFSNWLYAHTDATHRIAMERLAKLVAQWLQTRGMSALEANALVASDYAGGAQAAAHAKPAEVNTGSTKVRPDVALPQRQARHLAS; encoded by the coding sequence ATGACCATCCTGCTCTCCACCCTGAACGCCCGCTACACCCACGCCTCGCTGGGATTGCGCTATCTGCTGGCCAATATGGGGCCGCTGCAAGCGCAGACGCGGCTGCAGGAATTCGTCATCGGCACGAAAACCACGGAACTGGTCGAACGCATCCTCATCAACAAACCGCGTATCATCGGTTTTGGCGTGTATATATGGAACGTCGAGGAAACAACCAAACTGGTGGCCATGCTCAAGCGCGTGGCGCCCGAAGTCATCATCGTGCTGGGCGGGCCGGAAGTGTCGCATGAGGCGGGCGAGCAGGAAATCGTCAAGCTGGCCGACTACCTGATCACGGGCTGGGGCGACGTCACCTTCCCCAAGCTGTGCGGCGAGATCCTCAACGGGCCGAAGCCGCTGATGAAGATCCACGCGGGCGTGCAAGCGCCGCTGGCGGAACTGCAACTGCCCTACTCCTTGTATACAGACGACGATATCCGCCACCGCACGATTTACGTGGAAGCGTCGCGCGGCTGTCCGTTCAAGTGCGAATTCTGCCTGTCGGCGCTGGACAAGACGGCCTGGCCCTTCGCGCTGGAGAACTTCCTGGCCGAGATGGAATCCCTGCATGCGCGCGGCGCGCGCCTGTTCAAGTTCGTCGACCGCACCTTCAATCTGAACATCAAGACCAGTTTGAAGATCATGCAGTTCTTTCTCGACAAGATCGAAGCGAATCCGGACGATCCGATCTACGCCCACTTCGAACTGGTGCCAGACCACTTGCCTGACGCCTTGAAGGAAGGCATCAGCAAATTCCCGCCCGGCGCGCTGCAGTTCGAGATCGGCATCCAGAGCTTCAATCCGGACGTGCAATCGCTGGTCAGCCGCAAGCAGGATAATCAAAAGGCGGCCGACAACATCCGCTGGCTGTGCGAGGAATCGAACGCCCACTTGCACGTGGACTTGATCGCCGGCTTGCCGGGCGAGGATGAAGCAAGCTTCGCGGCCGGCTTCAACAAGCTGGTGGCCTTGAAACCGCATGAAATCCAGTTCGGCATATTAAAGCGGCTGCGCGGCACGCCCATCATCCGCCATACGGAAAACTATGGCATGGTGTTCGACCCGCACCCGCCGTACACCATCCTGGCCAATAAACAGCTCGATTTCATGAGCATGCAGCGCCTCGTGCGCTTCGCCCGCTACTGGGACCTGGTGGCCAACTCGGGCCGCTTCGCCAATACAGTGCAATGGATGCTCGGCGATGCGCCATTTGAAAATTTCATGGATTTTTCGAACTGGCTGTATGCCCACACGGACGCCACCCACCGCATCGCCATGGAGCGCCTGGCCAAGCTGGTGGCGCAATGGCTGCAGACGCGCGGCATGAGCGCGCTGGAGGCCAACGCCCTCGTGGCCAGCGACTATGCGGGCGGCGCGCAAGCGGCCGCGCACGCCAAGCCAGCCGAAGTGAATACTGGCAGCACCAAGGTGCGTCCGGACGTCGCCCTGCCGCAGCGGCAGGCGCGCCACCTGGCGTCCTGA
- a CDS encoding MlaE family ABC transporter permease, which translates to MPTVQSPKLTLSQTSSQQGALVTASGTWQVHALAHDNAIKAIDAQLKPLQGDAKAQWDLSAIDSMDHIGAQLFWNAWGKQRPAQLTLAPSQEEFFRRIEETGPLTTPPSRANRLTPVMKLGMAILLFFEHLKGFIALVGQVTQDIGRFARHPMRGPWREISANIFHAGFQALGITALVGFLIGVVLSYLSAQQLRAFGGDIYLVNLLGMSVIRELGPLLAAILVAGRSGSSITAQLGVMRVTEELDAMLVMGISHGFRLIMPKVLALAISMPLLVIWTDTAALIGGMVAAKVELNLSARYFIQKLPDAVPLANYMIGLGKGVIFGMLIALVSCHFGLRIKANTESLGRGTTTAVVTAITVVILADAVFAIVFNGVGY; encoded by the coding sequence ATGCCGACTGTACAATCGCCGAAACTGACCCTCTCCCAGACCAGCTCCCAACAGGGAGCCCTTGTCACTGCCAGCGGCACCTGGCAGGTGCACGCGCTGGCGCATGACAATGCCATCAAGGCCATCGACGCCCAGCTCAAACCCTTGCAGGGCGATGCCAAGGCGCAATGGGACCTGTCGGCCATCGACAGCATGGACCATATCGGCGCCCAACTGTTCTGGAATGCCTGGGGCAAGCAGCGTCCCGCGCAGCTGACCCTGGCGCCATCGCAGGAAGAGTTTTTCCGGCGCATCGAAGAAACGGGACCGTTGACGACGCCGCCCTCGCGCGCCAACCGCCTCACGCCCGTGATGAAACTGGGCATGGCCATTTTGCTGTTTTTCGAACATTTGAAGGGCTTTATTGCCTTGGTCGGCCAGGTGACACAGGATATCGGCCGTTTCGCGCGCCATCCGATGCGCGGGCCATGGCGTGAAATCTCCGCCAATATCTTCCATGCGGGCTTCCAGGCGCTGGGCATCACGGCCCTCGTCGGCTTTCTGATCGGCGTCGTGCTGTCCTACCTGTCCGCGCAGCAGCTGCGCGCGTTTGGCGGCGACATCTACCTGGTCAACCTGCTGGGCATGAGCGTCATCCGCGAACTGGGGCCGCTCTTGGCCGCCATCCTCGTGGCCGGGCGCTCCGGTTCATCCATCACGGCCCAGCTGGGCGTCATGCGCGTCACGGAAGAACTCGACGCCATGCTGGTGATGGGCATTTCGCACGGTTTCCGCCTGATCATGCCGAAAGTGCTGGCCCTGGCCATATCCATGCCCCTGCTCGTCATCTGGACGGACACGGCCGCGCTGATCGGCGGCATGGTGGCGGCCAAGGTGGAATTGAACCTGTCGGCGCGCTATTTTATACAGAAGCTGCCCGACGCCGTGCCGCTGGCCAACTACATGATCGGTCTGGGCAAGGGCGTGATTTTCGGCATGCTGATCGCCCTTGTCTCGTGCCACTTCGGTCTGCGCATCAAGGCCAACACGGAAAGCCTGGGGCGCGGCACCACCACCGCCGTCGTCACGGCCATCACCGTCGTGATCCTGGCCGACGCCGTGTTCGCCATCGTCTTCAATGGAGTGGGCTACTGA
- a CDS encoding ABC transporter ATP-binding protein, whose amino-acid sequence MADDTNIACGTGKDGQFNLHGSAPVVDITNLWTKFGRTVVHQDLNLEIERGEILSIVGGSGTGKTVLLRQMLGLEHPARGCVKVFGEDINKASSDQLQQLRNHWGMLFQQGALYSALTVFDNVAQPMRELRVLPEALVHDAVLLKMNMVGLGPEHALKMPSDLSGGMIKRVALARALALEPKLLFLDEPTAGLDPDLSESFVALIQSLHRELGLTVVMVTHDLDTLFALSTRIAVLAEKHVIAIGPTREVIEVDHPFIKQFFLGDRGKRALAVLDEKQAAAGKAAQPGDDAGTDTKAEK is encoded by the coding sequence ATGGCAGACGACACCAATATCGCCTGCGGCACCGGCAAGGACGGCCAGTTCAACCTGCACGGCAGCGCGCCCGTGGTGGACATCACCAATCTGTGGACCAAGTTCGGCCGCACCGTCGTGCACCAGGACTTGAACCTGGAAATCGAACGGGGAGAGATCCTGTCCATCGTGGGCGGCTCCGGTACAGGCAAGACGGTGCTGCTGCGCCAGATGCTGGGCCTGGAACATCCGGCGCGCGGCTGCGTCAAAGTCTTTGGCGAAGATATCAACAAGGCAAGTTCAGACCAGCTGCAACAGTTGCGCAACCACTGGGGCATGCTGTTCCAGCAAGGCGCACTGTATTCGGCGCTGACCGTGTTCGACAATGTGGCCCAGCCGATGCGCGAATTGCGCGTGCTGCCCGAAGCGCTGGTGCACGACGCGGTATTATTGAAGATGAATATGGTGGGCCTGGGCCCGGAGCATGCGCTCAAGATGCCGTCGGACTTGTCGGGCGGCATGATCAAGCGCGTGGCCCTGGCCCGCGCCTTGGCGCTGGAACCGAAGCTGTTGTTCCTCGACGAACCGACGGCGGGCCTGGATCCGGACCTGTCGGAAAGTTTTGTCGCCCTGATCCAGTCGCTGCACCGCGAGCTGGGCTTGACGGTGGTGATGGTCACGCATGACCTCGACACCTTGTTCGCCCTGTCCACGCGCATCGCCGTGCTGGCGGAAAAACATGTGATCGCCATCGGCCCCACGCGCGAGGTGATCGAAGTCGACCACCCGTTCATCAAGCAATTTTTCCTCGGCGACCGCGGCAAGCGCGCGCTGGCCGTCCTCGATGAGAAACAGGCGGCGGCGGGCAAGGCGGCGCAGCCAGGCGACGACGCCGGCACAGACACGAAAGCGGAGAAGTAA